In Candidatus Dependentiae bacterium, a genomic segment contains:
- a CDS encoding mitochondrial large ribosomal subunit protein uL22m, with protein MSQNVAVVSAARSNGVRMSPYKLRLYADVIRGKSVEQALAWLNTVGCNRSVPLIKVIISAYANAKHKGTIAQESSRDVFLHRICVNEDGFFRYVKPGARGRGCPQRKRSSRIEVILGVKDVLHRKASESQSVD; from the coding sequence ATGAGTCAAAATGTTGCAGTTGTATCTGCTGCACGTAGTAATGGCGTAAGAATGTCGCCTTACAAGTTGAGATTGTATGCAGATGTTATTAGGGGAAAATCTGTAGAACAAGCTCTTGCGTGGTTGAATACGGTTGGGTGTAATCGATCTGTTCCGTTGATCAAGGTAATCATTTCCGCGTATGCGAATGCTAAGCATAAAGGGACCATCGCACAAGAATCTTCTCGCGATGTTTTTTTGCATAGAATTTGTGTTAACGAAGATGGTTTTTTTCGCTATGTTAAACCTGGAGCGCGTGGACGCGGATGTCCTCAACGTAAGCGTTCAAGTCGCATAGAAGTTATTTTGGGAGTTAAGGATGTTTTGCATCGCAAAGCGTCTGAATCCCAGTCTGTTGATTAA
- the rpsS gene encoding 30S ribosomal protein S19, whose amino-acid sequence MARSIKKGPFVAESLLKKVQVARDTNSRLPLKTWSRASVIIPDFVGQTFAVHDGRKFVSVFVTENMVGHRLGEFVLTRTFRMHSGQRQAAAAKK is encoded by the coding sequence ATGGCAAGGTCTATAAAAAAAGGTCCTTTCGTTGCAGAAAGTCTCCTGAAAAAAGTTCAAGTGGCTCGTGATACAAATTCACGATTGCCCTTGAAGACATGGAGTCGGGCAAGTGTTATTATTCCAGATTTTGTTGGACAAACATTTGCAGTGCACGATGGACGAAAATTTGTTTCAGTTTTTGTTACTGAAAATATGGTCGGGCATCGTTTGGGTGAGTTTGTTTTGACTCGTACATTCAGAATGCACAGTGGTCAGCGTCAAGCAGCTGCTGCTAAGAAATAA
- the rplB gene encoding 50S ribosomal protein L2 → MAIIARKPRNASLRTQTFVKVADLTKKAPEKKLLAKLPHSGGRNSYGRITVRWRGGGVKRQYRIVDFDRMYKNIPGKVVAIEYDPNRNLPIALISYANGAKTYQIRPEGLTVGGSIIASQNADANVGNSLPLSSIPTGFFVHNVESFPGQGGKFARSAGTAVQLVAKEDGRAVLKMPSGELRYVDERCWATIGTLSNAEFRNMVIGKAGRMRHLGFKPSVRGMAMNPVDHPHGGGEGRSKSGQHPTTPWGKSCKGARTRTRKSSFLIRRRRP, encoded by the coding sequence ATGGCTATTATTGCAAGAAAACCAAGAAATGCTTCCTTGCGTACTCAAACGTTTGTAAAGGTTGCAGATTTAACAAAAAAAGCTCCAGAAAAGAAGCTTTTAGCAAAGCTTCCTCATTCTGGTGGACGTAATTCTTATGGAAGAATCACTGTTCGTTGGCGTGGTGGTGGCGTTAAACGTCAATATCGTATTGTTGATTTTGATAGAATGTACAAAAACATTCCAGGTAAAGTTGTAGCGATTGAATATGACCCAAACCGTAATCTTCCTATTGCGCTTATCTCATATGCTAATGGTGCGAAAACCTATCAAATTAGGCCAGAGGGTTTGACTGTTGGCGGTTCGATTATCGCAAGTCAAAATGCCGATGCTAATGTTGGAAATAGTCTTCCGTTGAGCTCTATTCCAACAGGTTTCTTTGTTCATAACGTAGAATCCTTTCCTGGTCAGGGCGGTAAGTTTGCTCGAAGTGCAGGAACGGCTGTTCAGTTGGTAGCAAAAGAAGATGGTAGAGCTGTCTTAAAGATGCCATCAGGTGAATTGCGTTATGTTGATGAACGATGTTGGGCTACTATTGGTACTTTATCAAATGCCGAATTTAGAAACATGGTAATTGGTAAGGCCGGTAGAATGAGACATCTTGGCTTTAAGCCGTCTGTTCGAGGAATGGCGATGAACCCTGTTGATCACCCGCATGGTGGTGGTGAGGGACGATCAAAATCCGGACAGCATCCAACGACCCCATGGGGTAAGTCGTGTAAGGGTGCTAGAACGCGTACTCGTAAGAGTTCGTTTCTTATTCGAAGAAGACGTCCGTAA
- a CDS encoding 50S ribosomal protein L23, with protein sequence MELNSYGVIRKLVMTPKTWKNFQKLRKLTFEVERCVNKVEVKQAIEKIWDVKVDKVNIINMPDSSGVFARRRYVKPGVKRAIVTLREGHSINLPGEAMQSAAAFDSQDVVEREG encoded by the coding sequence ATGGAGTTAAATTCTTACGGAGTTATTAGAAAATTAGTAATGACTCCAAAAACGTGGAAAAACTTTCAAAAGCTTCGCAAATTGACTTTTGAAGTTGAGCGTTGTGTTAATAAAGTTGAAGTTAAGCAAGCTATAGAAAAAATCTGGGATGTTAAGGTTGATAAAGTTAACATAATTAATATGCCAGATTCATCAGGTGTTTTTGCTCGTCGTAGATATGTAAAACCTGGCGTGAAGCGTGCAATTGTTACTCTTCGCGAAGGACATTCAATTAATTTGCCTGGTGAGGCAATGCAATCAGCGGCAGCTTTTGATTCACAAGATGTTGTTGAGCGTGAGGGGTAG
- the rplD gene encoding 50S ribosomal protein L4, whose protein sequence is MIQVFDKNGAVLEGLSIFSSVSNSVPSLALFSQAIRVLRQNWRQGTVACKTRGELAFSNKKPWRQKGTGRARVSSIRSPLWRKGGVIFGPQPRTRKLFIGKEQKRLVLQDLMNEVILSGRAVCFDFDFDQDKPSTKMAAQALKAAQMQNEKVVVLASLHDFALRASFGNIHNVSITSFDAANAFAFSYASRLVFMKKDVELFKKMVERWS, encoded by the coding sequence ATGATTCAAGTATTTGATAAAAACGGTGCAGTGCTCGAGGGTTTAAGTATTTTCTCTTCTGTGAGTAACAGTGTTCCAAGTTTGGCTCTTTTTAGTCAGGCAATTCGTGTTTTAAGACAGAATTGGAGACAGGGAACTGTTGCTTGTAAGACTCGTGGAGAACTTGCATTTTCTAACAAAAAGCCATGGAGACAAAAGGGAACTGGTCGTGCGCGTGTTTCTTCCATTCGGTCTCCTTTGTGGAGAAAGGGTGGGGTTATTTTTGGGCCTCAACCACGTACTCGTAAATTGTTTATTGGAAAAGAGCAAAAAAGACTTGTATTGCAAGATTTAATGAATGAAGTCATTTTGTCTGGTCGTGCTGTTTGTTTTGATTTTGATTTTGATCAAGATAAGCCTTCCACAAAGATGGCTGCGCAGGCATTAAAGGCGGCTCAAATGCAGAATGAAAAAGTAGTGGTGCTCGCATCATTGCATGATTTTGCACTAAGAGCGTCTTTTGGAAACATTCATAATGTTTCGATAACGTCGTTTGATGCAGCTAATGCGTTTGCATTTTCTTACGCTTCTCGGTTGGTTTTCATGAAGAAAGATGTTGAATTGTTTAAGAAAATGGTGGAACGATGGAGTTAA
- the rplC gene encoding 50S ribosomal protein L3, with the protein MLKAVLGTKVGMTQLFDENRRVVPVTAISTGSWFVTQVKKGSSDGYSAVQVGLPRERYRSLEFSPEWLKNKKKFFLFVREVSIASLNEQDYQVGRAVSLADIAISVGDLVDVQGTSIGRGFAGGIKRHGFAGGPASHGSCFHRIPGAVGHRRTHGEVDKGKRLPGHLGAEHVTVRNLKVVKVDVELGVIFVCGAVPGKSGFLVTVSKRG; encoded by the coding sequence ATGCTAAAAGCTGTATTAGGTACAAAAGTTGGAATGACGCAACTGTTTGATGAAAACAGGCGCGTTGTTCCAGTGACCGCTATTTCCACGGGTTCGTGGTTTGTGACACAGGTAAAAAAAGGTTCTTCTGACGGCTATAGTGCTGTTCAAGTTGGCTTACCTCGTGAGCGGTATCGTTCGTTGGAGTTTTCTCCAGAGTGGTTAAAGAATAAGAAAAAATTCTTTTTATTTGTTAGAGAAGTTTCTATTGCTTCCTTGAATGAACAAGATTATCAAGTTGGTCGAGCTGTAAGTTTGGCTGATATTGCGATTTCCGTTGGAGATCTTGTTGATGTTCAGGGAACAAGTATCGGAAGAGGATTTGCGGGTGGTATCAAGCGCCATGGATTTGCTGGTGGACCAGCGTCTCACGGTTCTTGTTTTCACAGAATTCCCGGTGCTGTTGGACATAGAAGAACTCATGGTGAGGTTGATAAGGGAAAAAGACTTCCTGGTCACCTTGGTGCTGAACATGTGACCGTTCGCAACTTAAAAGTTGTGAAGGTTGATGTTGAGCTTGGAGTTATCTTTGTTTGTGGTGCTGTTCCTGGAAAAAGTGGTTTTTTGGTAACGGTTTCAAAGCGAGGGTAG
- the rpsJ gene encoding 30S ribosomal protein S10, with protein MKKQKIRLTLKSYDHQLLDGAVKQIVMTVKRTGSKVLGPVPLPKKRQVFTVLRSPHIDKKSREQFELVTHKRVVDIVSPAEQTMDALMKLNLSAGVDVEIR; from the coding sequence ATGAAAAAACAAAAAATTCGGCTCACCCTCAAGTCATACGACCATCAATTACTTGATGGTGCTGTAAAGCAGATCGTTATGACAGTGAAACGAACGGGTTCTAAGGTTTTAGGCCCCGTTCCTCTTCCAAAGAAGCGACAGGTTTTCACGGTGTTGCGTTCGCCGCATATTGATAAAAAGTCGCGAGAGCAGTTCGAGTTAGTAACTCATAAGCGTGTCGTTGATATCGTTTCTCCTGCAGAGCAAACGATGGACGCTTTGATGAAGCTCAACCTCTCTGCTGGTGTAGATGTTGAAATTCGATAA
- the tuf gene encoding elongation factor Tu, whose translation MAKGVFNRTKPHLNVGTIGHVDHGKTSLTAAITTVLASKGLAEKRAFDSIDNAPEERERGITIAASHVEYESANRHYAHVDCPGHADYVKNMITGAAQMDGAILVVSAADGPMPQTREHILLAKQVGVPAMVVFLNKVDMVDDAEMVDLVEEEVRELLSKWGFPGDKIPFIRGSATKALAGEQSDIGVKAIERLVEALDTYIPIPARPTEKPFLMPVEDVFSIPGRGTVVTGRVESGILKLGAEVEIVGFVDTKKTTVTGIEMFNKEMNESIPGDNIGALLRGIKKDEVERGQVLAAPGSIKAHKKFEAQIFVLSKEEGGRHSPFFSGYRPQFYFRTTDVTGIITLPAGREMVMPGDNLIVTVELVSSVAMEAELKFAIREGGRTIGAGVVGKIIS comes from the coding sequence ATGGCAAAGGGAGTATTTAATAGAACGAAACCCCATCTTAACGTGGGAACAATTGGTCACGTTGATCATGGTAAAACTTCGTTGACAGCTGCTATCACGACAGTGTTGGCATCTAAGGGTTTGGCTGAAAAAAGAGCATTTGACAGTATCGATAATGCGCCAGAAGAACGTGAACGTGGTATTACGATCGCTGCTTCGCACGTTGAGTATGAATCAGCAAATCGCCACTATGCGCACGTTGACTGTCCTGGTCACGCTGACTATGTTAAAAACATGATCACCGGTGCGGCTCAGATGGACGGAGCGATTTTGGTTGTTTCCGCTGCAGATGGACCGATGCCTCAAACTCGTGAACATATCTTGCTTGCAAAGCAGGTTGGTGTTCCGGCGATGGTTGTGTTCTTGAACAAAGTAGACATGGTTGATGATGCTGAAATGGTTGACCTTGTTGAAGAAGAAGTTCGTGAATTGTTGAGCAAGTGGGGCTTCCCTGGTGACAAGATTCCATTTATTCGTGGATCTGCAACCAAGGCTCTCGCTGGTGAGCAAAGTGATATTGGTGTTAAGGCAATCGAAAGACTTGTTGAAGCGCTTGATACTTACATTCCAATTCCAGCTCGTCCAACAGAAAAGCCTTTCTTGATGCCGGTTGAAGACGTTTTCTCTATTCCTGGTCGTGGAACAGTTGTTACTGGCCGTGTGGAGTCCGGTATTCTTAAGCTTGGTGCTGAAGTTGAAATCGTTGGTTTTGTTGATACTAAAAAAACAACAGTTACCGGGATTGAGATGTTTAACAAGGAAATGAATGAATCTATTCCTGGTGATAACATTGGTGCGCTTCTTCGTGGTATCAAAAAAGATGAAGTTGAGCGTGGACAAGTTCTTGCTGCGCCTGGTTCGATCAAGGCTCATAAAAAGTTTGAAGCACAAATTTTTGTTCTTTCCAAAGAAGAAGGTGGTCGTCACAGTCCATTCTTCTCAGGATACCGTCCTCAGTTTTATTTCAGAACAACTGACGTTACAGGGATTATTACCTTGCCTGCTGGCCGTGAAATGGTCATGCCTGGGGATAACCTTATTGTAACAGTTGAACTTGTAAGTTCAGTTGCCATGGAAGCAGAATTGAAGTTCGCTATTCGTGAGGGTGGAAGAACAATCGGTGCTGGTGTTGTTGGTAAAATTATTTCATAA
- the fusA gene encoding elongation factor G gives MKNSDLKKYRNIGIMAHIDAGKTTVTERVLFYTGVSHKIGEVHEGAATMDFMEQERERGITIQSAATTCSWGDHTINIIDTPGHVDFTIEVGRSLRVLDGAVAVFCGVGRVQPQSETVWHQATHYGVPRIAFVNKLDRVGGNYFSVVADMNLKLRANALAMQIPLGESENFEGVIDVLTRRMAYFPAVDNGSIVEWRPLTEEYVDQVNKAYDAIVERACDFDDDLAAAYLAGEEVSVDAVKKALRVGVLQQKVTPVFCGTAFKNKGVQLLLDAVVDYLPSPLDRPAIKGTVPDTGAETDRPSDVDGSFAALAFKITIDPFIGSLTFTRIYSGSLESGSYVFNSTTGKRERVSRLLRLHANKREEIKVAYAGDIVGVVGLKDVTTGDTLCDEKNPVLLESIVVPLAVVTAAVEPKTKADYEKMTLALKKLAQEDPSFKFSFDPETNQTIIAGMGELHLEIKVDILRRDHKVEVVQGKPQVAYKETIRKAVKAEGKFIRQSGGRGQYGHVMLELEPLERGSGFVFESKVVGGTIPKEYIPAIEKGLKEAIGAGVIGGYPVDDLKAIVYDGSYHDVDSSELAFKIAASMALKDGMNKASPVILEPVMKVEVTTPENFMGDVMGDLSSRRGRVMGADERFGVQVVLAEVPLAEMFGYTTSLRSMTQGRASASMEFCEYREVPQAVQDAIASKKS, from the coding sequence ATGAAGAATTCTGATTTAAAAAAATACCGCAATATAGGGATTATGGCGCACATTGACGCAGGTAAAACTACTGTTACTGAGCGTGTCCTTTTTTATACTGGGGTTTCTCATAAGATTGGTGAAGTTCACGAAGGTGCGGCTACCATGGATTTCATGGAGCAAGAGCGTGAGCGTGGAATTACCATTCAATCTGCTGCAACAACCTGTTCATGGGGCGATCATACGATTAACATCATTGATACTCCTGGACACGTTGACTTTACGATTGAAGTTGGTCGTTCTTTAAGGGTTTTGGACGGAGCGGTAGCTGTTTTTTGTGGTGTTGGTCGTGTTCAGCCTCAGTCTGAAACCGTTTGGCATCAAGCAACTCACTACGGCGTTCCTCGAATTGCATTTGTAAATAAACTTGATCGAGTTGGTGGAAACTATTTTTCTGTTGTTGCCGACATGAACTTAAAGTTGCGAGCAAATGCTTTGGCGATGCAAATTCCTTTGGGTGAATCAGAAAACTTTGAAGGTGTAATTGACGTTTTAACTCGTCGTATGGCTTATTTTCCTGCCGTTGATAATGGTTCTATTGTTGAGTGGCGTCCGTTAACAGAAGAGTATGTTGATCAAGTAAACAAGGCGTATGATGCGATTGTTGAGCGCGCATGCGATTTTGATGATGATCTTGCTGCGGCTTATTTGGCTGGGGAAGAAGTTTCAGTTGATGCTGTTAAAAAAGCTCTTCGAGTTGGTGTTCTTCAGCAAAAAGTGACTCCGGTCTTTTGTGGAACAGCCTTTAAAAACAAGGGTGTTCAGCTTCTTCTTGATGCGGTTGTTGATTATTTGCCATCGCCTCTTGATCGTCCAGCGATTAAGGGAACGGTTCCTGATACAGGTGCAGAAACAGATCGCCCATCAGATGTTGACGGTTCATTTGCTGCATTAGCATTTAAAATCACAATCGATCCGTTTATTGGTTCTTTGACTTTTACACGAATTTATTCTGGTTCGCTTGAGTCGGGTTCGTATGTGTTCAATTCTACAACTGGTAAGCGTGAGCGTGTTAGTCGATTGTTGCGATTGCATGCAAATAAGCGAGAAGAAATTAAAGTTGCCTATGCAGGGGACATCGTCGGTGTTGTTGGCTTAAAGGATGTTACAACTGGTGATACGCTGTGTGATGAAAAAAATCCAGTGTTGCTCGAGTCGATCGTTGTTCCGTTAGCTGTTGTGACTGCGGCTGTTGAGCCAAAAACAAAAGCTGATTATGAAAAAATGACGCTTGCGCTTAAAAAGCTTGCACAAGAAGATCCTTCGTTTAAATTCAGTTTTGATCCAGAAACAAATCAAACAATTATTGCAGGTATGGGTGAACTTCACCTTGAGATTAAGGTTGATATTCTTCGCCGAGATCATAAGGTTGAGGTTGTTCAAGGAAAGCCTCAGGTTGCGTACAAAGAAACGATTCGTAAGGCTGTTAAGGCTGAAGGAAAGTTTATTCGTCAATCTGGTGGCCGTGGTCAATATGGTCACGTCATGCTTGAGCTTGAGCCCCTTGAGCGAGGTTCAGGGTTTGTTTTTGAAAGTAAAGTTGTTGGTGGAACAATTCCAAAAGAATATATCCCTGCAATTGAAAAGGGTTTGAAGGAAGCTATTGGCGCTGGGGTTATTGGTGGATATCCAGTCGACGACCTTAAAGCAATAGTGTATGATGGTTCTTATCATGATGTTGACTCTTCTGAGTTGGCCTTCAAAATTGCTGCATCCATGGCGTTGAAAGACGGCATGAATAAGGCAAGTCCTGTAATTTTGGAACCTGTGATGAAGGTTGAAGTTACAACCCCAGAGAATTTTATGGGTGATGTGATGGGAGATCTTTCGTCTCGTCGTGGTCGAGTTATGGGTGCCGATGAGCGTTTTGGTGTTCAAGTTGTTCTTGCTGAAGTTCCTTTGGCAGAAATGTTTGGATATACAACATCATTGCGTTCTATGACGCAAGGGCGTGCAAGTGCAAGCATGGAATTCTGTGAATACAGAGAGGTTCCACAAGCTGTTCAAGACGCAATAGCAAGTAAAAAATCTTAA
- the rpsG gene encoding 30S ribosomal protein S7: MPRRRSVDFVREITPDLRFNSATIAKLINVVMERGKKDVARKIVYDAMDVLVKKAGSEEAAHEMFEKVLINVSPTVEVKSRRVGGSVYQVPDEVRPSRSRALAFRWLIESAAKRSDKTMGLRLGAEFLEALENRGGAAKKKADVHRMAEANRAYSHYAW; the protein is encoded by the coding sequence ATGCCAAGACGTAGATCCGTTGATTTTGTAAGAGAAATTACCCCTGACCTTAGATTTAATTCTGCAACAATTGCAAAATTGATTAATGTTGTTATGGAACGCGGCAAAAAAGATGTTGCTCGCAAAATCGTTTATGATGCTATGGATGTTCTTGTTAAAAAGGCAGGAAGCGAAGAAGCAGCTCATGAAATGTTTGAAAAAGTTTTGATTAACGTAAGCCCAACGGTTGAAGTTAAGTCTCGTCGTGTTGGTGGTAGCGTTTATCAGGTTCCTGATGAAGTTCGACCATCACGTTCTCGTGCATTGGCGTTTCGATGGCTTATCGAGTCTGCAGCAAAGCGCTCAGACAAAACGATGGGCTTGAGACTTGGTGCTGAATTCCTTGAAGCGCTTGAAAATCGTGGTGGAGCTGCGAAAAAGAAGGCGGACGTTCATAGAATGGCGGAAGCTAATCGCGCTTACTCACATTACGCTTGGTAG
- a CDS encoding 30S ribosomal protein S12 encodes MPTISQLSRKEREDVIKKTKSPALSECPQRRGVCTRVYTVTPKKPNSALRKVARVKLTTGREITAYIGGEGHSLQEHSVVLVRGGRVPDLPGVKYHIVRGTLDTAGVKNRKQGRSLYGTKRPKAGAK; translated from the coding sequence ATGCCAACAATAAGTCAGTTGTCTCGCAAAGAGCGAGAAGATGTAATTAAAAAAACTAAGTCTCCAGCGCTTAGTGAGTGTCCGCAGCGTCGTGGCGTGTGTACCCGTGTGTATACCGTTACTCCTAAAAAACCAAACTCTGCGTTACGTAAGGTTGCCCGTGTGAAATTGACCACAGGTAGAGAAATTACGGCGTATATTGGTGGTGAAGGCCATAGCTTGCAGGAGCACTCGGTGGTGCTTGTTCGTGGTGGTCGGGTTCCCGATTTGCCAGGGGTAAAGTATCATATTGTGCGTGGTACGCTTGATACAGCCGGAGTAAAGAATAGAAAGCAAGGTCGTTCATTGTATGGAACAAAGAGACCTAAAGCAGGAGCTAAATAA
- a CDS encoding site-2 protease family protein: protein MFEFTLFYKLLNTVQPLLTSLISFFSIITVHEFGHFIFCKLFGVKTPTFSIGAGPILFKKKWWDTDFCFSLLPIGGFVEIGGLEEPGQGSQLLANDTSPESFTSKPYWQKMLILSGGIIFNIIFALIIYTGLFTSGMPKNKILDLTVNSVVENGASDRAGLQPGDIIVGINNKLFSEIETGFSPADLGNKINSATEEPITFLVTRKSEKITISIHPSRENPENSTSPLSIQAVLSSNMAYAEMPKTTIKQAFLLAVSTIYTQISDSFATFKRLFEQRTIKGIGGPVMIISQLFKTARTNIKLTLLFTGIINISLATINVLPLGALDGGQIAFTTIEAITRRKLSNTFKIGVNIVSLVFFGLLLAYLTFKDVLALFN, encoded by the coding sequence ATGTTTGAATTCACACTTTTTTATAAATTACTCAATACCGTTCAGCCCCTTCTAACCTCACTTATTTCATTTTTTTCGATTATCACAGTACACGAATTTGGCCACTTTATTTTTTGCAAATTATTCGGAGTAAAAACACCTACTTTTTCTATCGGAGCAGGACCAATTTTATTTAAAAAAAAATGGTGGGATACTGACTTTTGCTTCTCTCTTCTTCCAATTGGCGGCTTTGTTGAAATTGGAGGTCTTGAAGAACCTGGACAAGGATCACAACTCCTTGCCAATGACACCAGCCCAGAATCGTTTACCTCAAAGCCATACTGGCAAAAAATGCTCATTCTCTCCGGTGGAATCATTTTTAATATTATTTTCGCCCTTATCATCTACACAGGATTATTCACGTCTGGAATGCCCAAAAATAAAATTTTGGACCTTACCGTTAACTCTGTAGTAGAAAATGGGGCTTCTGATCGCGCAGGACTTCAACCAGGAGACATTATTGTCGGCATCAACAATAAACTTTTTTCTGAAATAGAAACCGGCTTTTCACCTGCAGATCTTGGAAACAAAATAAACTCAGCAACCGAAGAACCAATAACATTTCTTGTTACCAGAAAATCAGAAAAAATAACCATTTCCATACATCCATCTCGAGAGAACCCAGAAAATTCAACATCTCCGCTTTCTATTCAAGCTGTTCTATCATCTAACATGGCCTACGCTGAAATGCCAAAAACAACAATAAAGCAAGCTTTTTTGCTTGCCGTATCTACTATTTACACACAAATAAGTGATTCATTTGCTACATTCAAAAGACTTTTTGAACAAAGGACAATTAAAGGAATTGGCGGACCTGTAATGATCATTTCACAACTCTTTAAAACAGCTCGCACAAATATCAAATTGACGCTCCTTTTTACTGGTATCATCAATATCAGCCTTGCTACAATTAATGTTCTTCCCCTCGGAGCCCTTGACGGGGGCCAAATCGCATTTACAACAATCGAAGCTATCACCAGAAGAAAGTTAAGCAACACTTTTAAAATTGGTGTCAATATTGTTTCGCTTGTATTCTTTGGACTATTGCTGGCTTATCTAACATTTAAAGATGTTTTAGCTCTCTTCAATTAA
- the rplM gene encoding 50S ribosomal protein L13 has translation MNKAFFLHKEDRAPRWHVLSAKGKVLGRLATEIADLLRGKGKPEFTAHTDSGDYVVVTDCEAVDLTGNKWEGKTYSRYSGYKSGLKVETARQVLAKRPTDLVYKAVKGMLPKNKLSDQVLSKLRVYVGGEHPHIAQVGTK, from the coding sequence ATGAATAAAGCATTTTTTTTGCACAAAGAAGATCGTGCCCCACGTTGGCATGTTTTGAGTGCTAAGGGCAAGGTCTTAGGGAGATTGGCAACAGAGATTGCTGATTTGTTGAGAGGCAAAGGGAAACCAGAATTTACAGCGCATACCGATAGTGGTGATTATGTTGTTGTAACTGACTGTGAAGCTGTTGATCTTACTGGAAATAAATGGGAAGGTAAGACATATTCTCGTTACTCCGGCTATAAGAGCGGCTTGAAGGTTGAGACAGCTCGTCAAGTACTTGCAAAAAGACCAACTGATCTTGTTTATAAGGCTGTGAAGGGAATGTTGCCAAAAAATAAATTGAGCGACCAAGTTCTTTCAAAGCTTCGTGTTTATGTTGGTGGTGAGCACCCTCATATTGCACAAGTTGGTACAAAATAA
- a CDS encoding M24 family metallopeptidase has product MKSLVEWSRGNRERLLQVIKKTLQDPLAPWALVLVNDYENHKERFRSESSFFYLTGIHEPAIAVVIYSDGRQVLYRPAYSIDRESWTGVRFNPEELGFPEVKYLGDAIKGYSISGVFKAENYKILGEDLALWLNTGGSLFVLHDVSGGHYKTQSELLSMVVDTFGISYKEVRDVSPLLHELRREKSVSEIALMYDAAQVTIAAHKFVAKAIKSGAFEYELRAGVESVFALSGAERPAFPTIVGSGLNSTRLHYTQGGSQLMDGDLVVIDCGAEYRMYCADVTRTYPVSGMFTPRQKEIYELVLRVQKTLELLVKPGMFLRNADFPDLSLHHLAVKMFKDAGVEKYFTHSIGHYLGLDVHDVGDYSVPLCSGDAFTLEPGLYFPEERLGIRIEDDYVLADDGLICLSEDLPKEADDIEALLAEKVQGFNLTE; this is encoded by the coding sequence ATGAAGTCATTAGTAGAGTGGTCACGCGGTAATAGAGAGCGATTGTTGCAGGTCATAAAAAAGACCCTGCAAGATCCATTAGCTCCGTGGGCCTTGGTGTTGGTAAATGATTACGAAAATCATAAAGAGCGATTTAGATCTGAAAGTTCCTTTTTTTATTTAACAGGAATTCATGAGCCTGCGATTGCGGTGGTAATATATTCTGATGGGCGCCAGGTTTTATATCGGCCTGCGTATTCGATAGATCGAGAGTCTTGGACTGGTGTTCGTTTTAATCCGGAAGAACTTGGTTTTCCTGAGGTAAAATATCTTGGGGATGCTATTAAAGGATATAGCATTTCAGGTGTTTTTAAGGCTGAAAATTATAAAATTTTAGGGGAAGATCTTGCGCTTTGGCTTAATACAGGAGGATCTTTATTCGTGTTGCATGATGTTTCTGGAGGGCATTATAAAACACAGTCAGAGCTCTTGAGTATGGTTGTTGATACATTTGGAATTTCATATAAAGAAGTTCGAGATGTTTCTCCGTTGTTGCATGAGCTACGAAGAGAAAAGTCTGTTTCTGAAATTGCGTTAATGTATGATGCTGCGCAAGTTACTATTGCTGCTCATAAATTCGTTGCAAAAGCTATAAAATCAGGAGCCTTTGAGTATGAGTTGCGGGCTGGTGTTGAGTCCGTTTTTGCATTGTCTGGGGCTGAGCGGCCAGCATTTCCAACGATTGTTGGCTCGGGACTAAACTCAACAAGGTTGCATTATACTCAGGGTGGTTCTCAATTAATGGATGGTGACTTGGTCGTGATTGACTGTGGCGCTGAGTATCGCATGTATTGTGCAGATGTTACTCGTACATATCCTGTTTCTGGAATGTTTACTCCACGACAAAAAGAAATCTATGAGCTTGTTTTAAGGGTTCAAAAGACTTTGGAGCTGTTAGTAAAGCCTGGAATGTTTTTAAGAAATGCGGATTTTCCGGATCTTTCGCTTCATCATTTGGCTGTTAAAATGTTTAAAGATGCTGGCGTTGAAAAATATTTTACTCATTCAATAGGGCATTATTTGGGTTTGGATGTTCATGACGTTGGAGATTATTCCGTGCCTCTTTGTTCGGGAGATGCTTTTACATTAGAGCCAGGATTGTATTTTCCAGAAGAACGGTTAGGGATTCGAATTGAAGATGATTATGTGCTTGCTGATGATGGACTTATTTGTCTCAGTGAGGATTTGCCAAAAGAAGCAGATGATATCGAAGCCCTTTTGGCTGAAAAAGTGCAGGGTTTTAATTTGACCGAATAA